From the genome of Triticum aestivum cultivar Chinese Spring chromosome 3B, IWGSC CS RefSeq v2.1, whole genome shotgun sequence, one region includes:
- the LOC123068188 gene encoding noroxomaritidine synthase 2, with protein MPILFSQELLISVVVVLLVPLYLYLRASCRSKNPAVLPTNWPILHMFPSLVANIHNIHDYGTLVFAGSGHNFRAHSPPGTGMRFFVTCDPRNVRHIFTTNYTNFPKGAEFAAIFDIMGGSLFTIDGEPCPRQRAKVKGVLSNPRFVARIAACCRDKVKNILLPLFTHMASTGTPFDMQEMMSRFMFDLAATALFSVDPGLLSPDMPPMDAAVAMDIVMEVGFLRHVMPASCWKLMKQLNIGPERKLRMAHRVLRVFVVEMMKRRKINTCHVGNDEEQDGVDFVSSFLHDPEYADDDLFHAMMIGYMVAARDTVGTTLTWFFYNLTQNPKIVPIIRNELSPIASNKVASRVGAMVIFEPDETKSLVYLRAALYETLRLYPPAPIERKTVFGDDIMPSGHQVQAGDTIFISLHSMGRMEGLWGKDCLDYNPDRWLSDDGNNLKYVPSHKFLAFNSGPRMCLGKDIAIMQMKTVVATMVWNFDVQAVEGQSIQPKPSCILEMKNGLMVKLKKREI; from the coding sequence ATGCCAATTCTTTTCTCACAAGAGCTGCTCATCTCCGTAGTGGTTGTGCTGCTTGTTCCCCTCTACCTGTACCTCAGGGCTAGTTGTAGATCAAAGAACCCAGCAGTGCTCCCAACAAACTGGCCAATACTGCACATGTTCCCTTCCTTAGTGGCCAACATCCACAACATCCATGACTATGGCACCCTGGTCTTCGCTGGATCAGGCCACAACTTCAGGGCGCACAGCCCACCCGGGACTGGAATGCGATTCTTCGTCACATGCGACCCTAGGAACGTTCGACACATCTTTACAACCAACTACACCAATTTCCCCAAGGGCGCGGAGTTCGCTGCTATCTTCGACATCATGGGCGGCAGCCTCTTCACCATCGACGGCGAGCCGTGTCCTAGGCAGCGTGCCAAAGTCAAGGGCGTGCTCAGCAATCCACGGTTCGTTGCTAGGATTGCGGCTTGTTGCCGTGACAAGGTGAAGAACATCCTGCTCCCTTTATTTACCCACATGGCGAGCACCGGCACCCCGTTCGACATGCAAGAAATGATGTCGAGGTTTATGTTTGACCTGGCTGCTACGGCTCTCTTCAGCGTGGACCCGGGCCTCCTATCCCCGGACATGCCACCCATGGACGCCGCAGTCGCCATGGATATAGTCATGGAGGTGGGTTTTCTCCGACACGTGATGCCGGCTTCTTGCTGGAAGTTGATGAAGCAGCTAAACATCGGCCCTGAGAGAAAGCTTCGCATGGCGCACAGGGTGCTACGAGTGTTCGTTGTGGagatgatgaagaggaggaagatcaACACATGTCATGTTGGTAACGACGAGGAACAAGATGGTGTGGATTTTGTGTCTTCGTTCCTCCATGACCCTGAGTATGCTGATGATGACTTGTTCCATGCTATGATGATTGGTTACATGGTCGCTGCAAGGGATACAGTTGGAACTACCCTTACATGGTTCTTCTACAACCTCACCCAGAACCCTAAGATCGTGCCAATCATCCGCAATGAACTCTCACCCATTGCATCAAACAAAGTAGCGTCTAGGGTAGGTGCCATGGTGATCTTTGAACCGGACGAGACCAAATCTCTAGTGTATCTGAGAGCCGCCTTGTACGAGACTCTCAGGTTGTACCCACCGGCGCCAATCGAGCGCAAGACGGTGTTCGgcgatgatatcatgccaagtggCCACCAGGTGCAAGCCGGCGACACCATCTTTATTTCTCTTCACTCCATGGGTAGAATGGAGGGCTTGTGGGGTAAAGACTGCCTCGACTATAACCCAGATAGGTGGCTCTCGGATGATGGCAACAACCTGAAGTATGTACCATCTCACAAGTTTTTAGCCTTTAACTCAGGCCCGAGAATGTGCCTCGGAAAGGACATCGCTATTATGCAGATGAAGACTGTCGTCGCCACAATGGTGTGGAACTTCGATGTGCAAGCAGTGGAAGGGCAGAGCATTCAACCCAAGCCGTCTTGTATACTGGAGATGAAGAATGGGCTCATGGTTAAACTGAAGAAGCGAGAAATTTAA
- the LOC123068189 gene encoding 60S ribosomal protein L9: MKTILASETMEIPEEVTVKVSAKMISVTGPRGTLTRNFKHLNLDFQLQEGGRKLKVDAWFGTRKTMAAIRTAISHVQNLITGVTKGFRYKMRFVYAHFPINASITAANRGIEIRNFLGEKKVRKVDMLDGVTILRSEKVKDEIVLDGNDIELVSRSAALINQKCHVKNKDIRKFLDGIYVSDKGAIKEE; encoded by the exons ATGAAGACGATCCTTGCGTCGGAGACGATGGAGATCCCGGAGGAGGTGACAGTGAAGGTGTCGGCGAAGATGATCTCGGTGACGGGGCCGCGCGGGACACTGACCCGCAACTTCAAGCACCTCAACCTCGACTTCCAGCTGCAGGAAGGCGGGCGGAAGCTCAAGGTGGACGCCTGGTTCGGCACCCGCAAGACCATGGCCGCCATCCGCACCGCCATCTCCCACGTCCAGAACCTCATCACCGGCGTCACCAAGGGCTTCCGCTACAAGATGCGCTTCGTCTACGCCCACTTCCCCATCAACGCCTCCATCACCGCCGCCAACCGCGGCATCGAGATCAGGAACTTCCTCGGCGAAAAGAAG GTAAGGAAAGTCGACATGCTTGACGGTGTGACGATCCTGCGGTCCGAGAAGGTCAAGGATGAGATCGTCCTTGATGGCAATGACATTGAGCTCGTCTCTCGCTCTGCTGCCTTGATCAACCAG AAATGCCATGTGAAGAACAAAGACATCAGGAAGTTCTTGGACGGTATCTACGTCAGCGACAAGGGCGCCATCAAGGAAGAGTAG